The Quercus lobata isolate SW786 chromosome 4, ValleyOak3.0 Primary Assembly, whole genome shotgun sequence genome segment CTCCACAGACCGCCCTTACCCTCACCGTGGATTACAACATCTATGTGCGAGTGTGAAAAACTCTTGAACCGAATATCTATGCCCTCCCTCCAGAGCATCGCTAGACCACCACTCTGACCATCACTTGGTACAATAATCCCCTGAGTAAGTCCTAATTTATGTTGAAAGCCCTTCATCCTATCGGTGTTCGCCTTCGTCTCTACCAGGAAAACCACCACGAGGTTTTGTTTCTTCACCTCCTCGGTGAGTGTACGAATTGCCAGAGGAGTCCCCAACCCCCGACAATTCCAAGCTAAAACACTCATGAGGCTTGGCGGTGCTGCACCGCAGCCACCGCCTCACCGCCAACCATATTCCCGTTCTCATCTGTGACCTTACTTACCTGAAGTTTACCTTTTCTGCGTTTTGAGCTTATATTATTTGGGTCTAGCTCTTGTAAAGGAATCGGGCCcttgtgttttgttttgcttgTACAATCCACCTTATTTGGGCTTggagtttttattttcctaGCTAGGCGTTTCCAGTGGCCACTTGTTGGGCCTAAAGGCTCTGTGACCCATCCCTTTTCTTGGTTGAAGGTCATGGCAAGTGGGCTTGAATTATCATCGGCCCATGACCCAACTGCACTTGATTCTAAGCCCGAATCCTTACCCAAATCCTTACACGTATGCTTCTTGTCCAGTACTCCTTTAGTCTTTTCTCTTGCGTCCTCGTTCTTTGAGATTTCCCAGACCATGTCACCTTCTAGGTCTGCTACGGGCAGTAAGGGAGGCACGCCCACTTTCTCTTTTGGAGTAAGGTTGCTAATAACCTTTTCCAATGTCAAGTTGACCTTACCTTCATTGTGAAAGGTCTCCTCACTCTATCTCATCACCCGTAGCTCCTCTAAACTCCCACTTGGGGTAGTCCCCTGACAATGGATCAATCCAATCACGTGAGTGTCATTCTTTTCCTCACCTCCCTGTCGCCGGAGTGTGTCATCGACATGCTTCTTTCTCATCGTCGCTCCCTTATACTACCTGCCTTCTCCATCATTTTCGTCCCCCATTCTTCCTTGCTCCCAACCTCCCCTTCTCCCTGGTTCGCCTCTAAGCCAAGCTCCGTATTGCATTCCCTCATCACCAGCTCTGTTTTCCGTACTTGCTTTTTCCTTACATTCCTTCACGCCATGATCCAATCTCCCACACTGGTAGCAGAAATTTGGTAACCGTTCGTATTTGAAGAAAACCCATTTGGCTTCTCCTCCTTTGATGGTTACCTTCTTCCCCCTGACCAGCTTTTTCATGGCGTCAACACTGACCCTCACTCGCAGGTACTTACCCCACTGAACACCCTTCTCAGGTACATCCACATCAAGCACCCTACCAATTTTTCCACCTATCTCCAAACCGGATTCTCGAGTCATGCTCATCAGAGGGAGGTTGTATATTCTCGAGTCTCTGCATG includes the following:
- the LOC115985247 gene encoding uncharacterized protein LOC115985247, translating into MTRESGLEIGGKIGRVLDVDVPEKGVQWGKYLRVRVSVDAMKKLVRGKKVTIKGGEAKWVFFKYERLPNFCYQCGRLDHGVKECKEKASTENRAGDEGMQYGAWLRGEPGRRGGWEQGRMGDENDGEGRGLPQVISNLTPKEKVGVPPLLPVADLEGDMVWEISKNEDAREKTKGVLDKKHTCKDLGKDSGLESSAVGSWADDNSSPLAMTFNQEKGWVTEPLGPTSGHWKRLARKIKTPSPNKVDCTSKTKHKGPIPLQELDPNNISSKRRKGKLQVSKVTDENGNMVGGEAVAAVQHRQAS